In Paenibacillus guangzhouensis, a single window of DNA contains:
- a CDS encoding lytic polysaccharide monooxygenase, with the protein MTNIPLSSRMKSSKFVAALGFMLVGLACTLAFSSSSASAHGYIEAPTSRAVLCQQGVNKDCGAIQYEPQSLEAKGNFPTAGPADGDIAGAGKFPAMNEQSADRWSKVTLKGGKNTFSWHLTARHSTAEWKYYITKKDWDVNKPLKRADLELLATFNDGGKIPNQKVSHEVNLPTDRSGYYLVLGVWEIADTGNAFYQVIDVNLVNDGTGPIVQLPTVPGNVASTKQTPSSITVQWSASVASAGIKNYEVYRNGVLVGTTAQTSYTDNGLTANTSYTYTIQAIDNAGNKSQASSAITAKTLAEDAVILDAPTGLHAHTQTTTSISIMWTAPASSNGISQYEIYRNGVLVGTTSATMYEDKGLTPNTSYTYAVRAVDAKGNKSAASAALTAATQNDSTPGEGSNLPKWDAAKVYVGGDKVQYNGLEYEALYWTQNNRPDQSDAWKLLSNVILAWDSNKAYTGGTKITYDGKTYQASWWTRGETPGKASVWKLVN; encoded by the coding sequence ATGACAAACATCCCTTTATCAAGCCGTATGAAAAGTTCGAAATTCGTTGCTGCGCTTGGATTCATGCTCGTAGGACTAGCCTGTACGCTGGCCTTCTCTAGCAGCAGCGCATCTGCACACGGATATATCGAAGCGCCAACAAGCCGCGCCGTTTTGTGTCAGCAAGGCGTGAACAAGGATTGCGGAGCGATCCAATACGAACCGCAAAGTCTTGAAGCGAAGGGCAACTTCCCGACAGCCGGTCCAGCCGATGGCGATATCGCAGGGGCGGGGAAATTCCCCGCAATGAATGAGCAATCCGCGGATCGCTGGAGTAAGGTGACGCTCAAGGGCGGCAAGAACACGTTCAGCTGGCACCTGACAGCAAGGCACAGCACAGCGGAATGGAAATACTATATTACGAAAAAAGATTGGGATGTGAACAAGCCGCTTAAGCGCGCTGATCTTGAGCTTCTTGCAACATTCAACGACGGCGGTAAAATCCCGAATCAGAAAGTATCCCATGAAGTCAATCTGCCTACAGACCGCAGCGGCTATTATCTTGTGCTAGGAGTCTGGGAAATTGCGGATACGGGCAATGCCTTCTATCAAGTCATCGATGTGAATCTCGTCAATGATGGGACAGGCCCCATCGTTCAATTGCCAACCGTACCAGGCAACGTTGCTTCAACGAAGCAAACACCGTCCAGTATTACGGTGCAATGGTCAGCATCCGTCGCATCCGCTGGCATCAAGAACTACGAAGTGTACCGTAACGGCGTCCTCGTCGGCACAACAGCGCAGACATCCTATACAGATAATGGACTAACAGCGAACACATCGTACACGTATACGATCCAAGCCATCGACAATGCCGGGAACAAGTCTCAAGCATCTAGTGCGATCACTGCGAAGACACTAGCAGAAGATGCGGTGATCCTTGATGCACCAACAGGACTTCATGCCCATACGCAGACCACAACAAGCATCAGCATCATGTGGACTGCGCCTGCTTCCTCGAACGGGATCAGCCAATATGAAATCTATCGCAATGGCGTACTCGTAGGCACGACGAGCGCTACGATGTATGAAGATAAAGGCTTAACGCCGAACACGTCGTATACCTACGCCGTTCGCGCGGTTGATGCCAAAGGCAACAAGTCCGCAGCATCTGCTGCGCTGACTGCAGCAACACAGAACGATTCGACCCCAGGCGAAGGCAGCAATCTTCCGAAATGGGATGCAGCGAAGGTCTATGTCGGCGGCGACAAGGTTCAATATAACGGCTTGGAATACGAAGCATTATATTGGACGCAGAACAATCGCCCTGATCAGTCCGATGCATGGAAATTACTAAGCAACGTGATTCTCGCATGGGATAGCAACAAAGCTTATACGGGCGGGACGAAAATCACTTATGACGGCAAAACCTATCAAGCTAGCTGGTGGACCAGAGGTGAGACGCCAGGCAAGGCTAGCGTCTGGAAGCTCGTGAACTAA
- a CDS encoding MDR family MFS transporter has product MKRFIHLLTNSYNTLRSQHPIVNSLLLGTVLARAASSMSMPFLAIYLSKTTSMSAVMIGFVIGAGSLAGMFGGFIGGALSDRFGRRIIMMTALFGWVLAFIGFSVFKTPLIIMLLNMVNGLCRSFYEPVSQALMADLTPKERRFQMFSLRYLAINIGVAIGPLLGAYFGMRSGTTPFLITGIIYFIYAVVLYGLLLSFGIKQIEGDKKPKVTIAATWRVVRQDVTLRYYLIGGIIGAIGYSQMTVTLSQYVNNSVTDGVALFAWLMTVNAIVVVAFQIPLTKWAEKRAPLVAISVGNILFALGDLGFAFSWNAITFLLSMAVFTLGEVLNFPSSNLLVDELAPDEMRGVYYGAQSFNSLGFFLGPWVGGMLLLYFGGGTLFTVMAVITVMSTSLYKIGLRRVERG; this is encoded by the coding sequence GTGAAACGATTTATTCATTTATTGACCAACAGTTATAACACGCTTCGTTCGCAGCATCCCATCGTCAATTCATTGCTGCTTGGAACGGTCCTGGCGCGAGCTGCTTCATCCATGAGCATGCCGTTTCTGGCCATTTACTTATCGAAAACGACGTCCATGAGTGCGGTGATGATCGGGTTTGTCATTGGTGCGGGGTCCTTGGCTGGGATGTTCGGCGGTTTCATCGGCGGTGCTCTATCGGATCGCTTCGGCAGACGGATCATTATGATGACCGCACTATTTGGTTGGGTCTTAGCTTTCATCGGGTTCTCCGTCTTTAAGACACCGCTCATTATTATGCTGTTAAATATGGTGAACGGACTGTGCCGCTCCTTCTACGAACCTGTCTCTCAGGCCTTGATGGCCGATTTGACGCCGAAAGAACGACGGTTCCAGATGTTCTCACTACGCTATTTAGCGATAAATATCGGCGTGGCGATTGGGCCTCTGTTAGGAGCATACTTTGGGATGCGTAGCGGAACAACGCCATTTCTCATTACAGGAATTATTTATTTCATCTATGCGGTTGTATTATACGGATTGCTCCTATCTTTTGGCATTAAGCAAATTGAAGGGGACAAGAAGCCGAAGGTTACGATCGCGGCGACATGGCGTGTCGTTAGGCAGGACGTTACGCTGCGCTATTATTTGATTGGTGGAATTATCGGCGCAATTGGGTATTCTCAGATGACCGTCACATTGTCGCAGTACGTGAATAACAGCGTCACGGACGGCGTCGCCTTGTTCGCGTGGCTCATGACGGTGAATGCGATCGTGGTGGTTGCCTTCCAGATTCCGCTGACGAAGTGGGCGGAGAAACGCGCTCCCCTGGTTGCCATCTCGGTAGGCAATATCCTATTCGCGCTTGGCGATCTCGGGTTCGCCTTCTCGTGGAATGCCATCACGTTTTTACTATCGATGGCTGTATTTACACTCGGCGAAGTATTGAATTTCCCGTCTTCGAACTTGCTCGTCGACGAATTGGCGCCGGACGAGATGCGCGGGGTTTATTATGGGGCGCAATCATTTAACAGCTTGGGATTCTTCTTGGGGCCATGGGTAGGCGGTATGCTGCTCCTGTATTTCGGGGGTGGAACGTTGTTTACCGTTATGGCGGTGATTACGGTGATGAGCACATCCCTCTATAAGATCGGATTACGAAGGGTCGAGAGAGGCTGA
- a CDS encoding ABC transporter ATP-binding protein: MSSIVEIRDISRSFNGRSVLQSIHLQVERGELFGLLGPSGSGKTTLIKLITGMDRSDSGDIQVLGEKIPKLSLLKRIGYMAQSDALYNELTARENLQFFASLFGLSGARRNERIDAVLRIVDLLEHKDKTVAAYSGGMKRRLSLAISLLHEPELLILDEPTVGIDPVLRQSIWQELLTLRDQGTTIILTTHVMDEADKCDRIGLIRDGHLTAVDSPAALKEKSGTTTLEDAFIVLGGGVRA; the protein is encoded by the coding sequence GTGTCCAGTATCGTAGAAATTCGCGATATATCCCGTTCTTTCAACGGTCGATCTGTCTTGCAATCGATTCATCTTCAAGTTGAACGCGGGGAACTCTTCGGCTTGCTCGGGCCCTCCGGCTCAGGCAAGACCACTTTAATCAAGTTAATCACCGGCATGGACCGTTCAGACAGCGGGGATATCCAAGTCCTTGGCGAGAAAATACCGAAGCTCTCTCTCTTGAAGCGCATCGGCTATATGGCGCAATCGGATGCGCTGTACAATGAGTTAACCGCGCGCGAGAACCTGCAGTTCTTCGCTTCGCTCTTCGGACTGAGTGGAGCGAGACGGAATGAACGGATCGATGCGGTACTGCGTATTGTTGATTTGCTCGAACACAAAGATAAGACCGTCGCTGCCTATTCCGGCGGCATGAAGCGCCGGCTGTCACTTGCGATCTCCCTTCTGCATGAGCCGGAATTGCTCATTCTGGACGAGCCGACCGTTGGGATCGACCCGGTACTTCGGCAATCCATCTGGCAGGAGCTGCTCACTCTGCGCGATCAGGGGACGACGATCATCCTGACCACTCACGTGATGGACGAAGCGGATAAATGCGACCGTATCGGACTCATTCGCGACGGTCACTTAACCGCTGTCGATTCACCGGCTGCACTCAAAGAAAAAAGCGGTACAACGACGCTCGAAGATGCGTTCATCGTCTTAGGCGGAGGTGTCCGCGCATGA
- a CDS encoding ABC transporter permease, translating to MRTRALALRIIRQFLRDKRTLALIFLAPLLILTLLNFIFNGQAITPTIGTVQLPAPITQRLTAAEANVTTYTNQADAMHALESGDLDAVLSLVDGKPDLMLEGSDPSMNQAILLRLQKVMQANTPTIQPNITYLHGKEGMTSFDYFGPVLIGFFSFFFVFMIAGVSFLRERTTGTLERLLATPIRRSEVVGGYLLGFGLFTLLQATLITWFAIQVLGMYMVGNFGLVLLINLLLTLTALTLGTLLSSFASSEFQIIQFIPLVIVPQVFFSGLFNLDAMAPWLQKLSFIMPLYYGADAMRGIMIRGESIGDIQLDIYILLGFSIVFALLNIVALKKQRAI from the coding sequence ATGAGAACACGTGCCTTAGCCTTACGGATCATTCGCCAGTTCTTGCGCGACAAGCGAACGCTTGCGCTGATCTTCCTCGCGCCGCTACTTATCTTGACGCTGCTGAACTTCATCTTCAACGGTCAAGCGATTACCCCGACGATTGGCACCGTTCAGCTTCCCGCACCCATCACCCAGCGATTGACTGCGGCGGAGGCGAACGTGACAACCTATACGAATCAAGCGGATGCGATGCATGCACTGGAATCCGGCGATCTTGATGCCGTTCTATCGCTTGTGGACGGCAAACCTGACCTGATGCTCGAAGGCAGCGATCCTTCCATGAATCAAGCGATACTCTTGCGGCTGCAGAAGGTGATGCAAGCCAATACGCCGACGATTCAACCGAATATTACGTATCTTCACGGGAAAGAAGGAATGACTTCCTTCGACTACTTCGGACCTGTCTTGATCGGATTTTTCTCGTTCTTCTTCGTCTTCATGATCGCGGGCGTCTCCTTCCTGCGTGAACGTACGACTGGAACGCTGGAACGCTTGCTCGCCACGCCGATCCGGCGCTCCGAGGTCGTCGGTGGCTACCTGCTCGGGTTCGGCCTCTTCACCTTACTGCAAGCCACATTAATTACGTGGTTCGCCATTCAGGTGCTCGGCATGTATATGGTCGGCAATTTCGGGCTTGTCCTGCTGATTAACCTACTACTGACGCTGACGGCCTTGACGCTCGGGACCTTGCTCTCATCGTTCGCGAGCAGCGAGTTCCAGATTATTCAGTTCATCCCGCTCGTCATCGTCCCGCAGGTCTTCTTCTCGGGCCTGTTCAATCTGGACGCGATGGCGCCTTGGCTGCAGAAGCTTAGCTTCATCATGCCGCTTTACTACGGCGCAGACGCGATGCGTGGTATTATGATTCGAGGAGAGAGTATCGGCGATATTCAGCTCGATATCTATATCCTGCTCGGATTCTCGATCGTCTTCGCACTACTCAATATCGTCGCGCTGAAGAAGCAGCGCGCGATCTAA
- a CDS encoding TetR/AcrR family transcriptional regulator: MTKSLEPWMEELLQGDPSTPRTAKQARIFEAAIEIFAEKGYAASSTSEIAQRAGVAEGTIFRHYKTKKDLLLSIVTPAMVKLLAPFLLREFKDVLSKDYDSFDELLRALIDNRITFLQQNRSLFKIVVQELPFHPDLQKQLQQLVFNEMKGRFEKIIHKLQAEGKLIDLPSLTIMRLSASAVMGYVLFRSILEPQEGSGWDDTLEREATIQFIMKGLAP, encoded by the coding sequence ATGACCAAATCGCTGGAGCCATGGATGGAAGAGCTCCTGCAAGGCGATCCTTCAACACCGCGAACTGCCAAGCAAGCTCGAATCTTCGAAGCAGCGATTGAAATATTCGCGGAGAAAGGCTATGCAGCCTCATCGACGAGCGAGATCGCGCAGCGGGCCGGCGTCGCGGAGGGCACGATCTTCCGTCACTATAAGACGAAGAAGGATCTGCTGCTCTCCATCGTAACCCCCGCCATGGTGAAGCTGCTCGCGCCGTTTCTGCTTCGAGAGTTCAAAGATGTGCTCTCGAAGGATTATGACAGCTTCGATGAGCTCCTCCGAGCGCTTATCGATAACCGAATCACCTTCCTGCAGCAGAATCGCAGCCTATTCAAGATTGTGGTGCAGGAGCTGCCGTTCCATCCCGATCTTCAGAAGCAGCTTCAGCAGCTCGTCTTCAACGAGATGAAGGGGAGGTTCGAGAAAATCATTCACAAGCTGCAAGCCGAGGGCAAGCTGATTGATCTGCCTTCCCTGACGATTATGCGGCTTAGCGCCTCCGCCGTCATGGGCTATGTTCTGTTCCGCTCCATCTTAGAACCTCAAGAAGGGTCGGGCTGGGATGATACGCTCGAACGCGAAGCTACGATCCAATTCATTATGAAAGGGTTAGCCCCTTAA
- a CDS encoding KamA family radical SAM protein: MAQPKYITNIDKIVEIPEQERAKLRPITEKFVFRVNDYYLKLIDWNDPNDPIKKLVIPNEGELSEYGRWDASDEDTNYVVPGCQHKYKTTALLIVSEVCGAYCRYCFRKRLFRNDVKEAMSDVSPGIEYIRQHPEINNVLLTGGDSLILATPKLKLILEQLREIEHVKIIRLGSKIPVFNPMRIYEDEELLETIRTFSNSDRRIYVMAHINHPREITPEARRGFEALHQAGAIVVNQTPILRGINDNADVLAELLDKLSWAGVTPYYFFINRPVAGNRDFVLPLEQVYRLVEEAKAKTSGLGKRIRLSMSHTSGKIEILAIEDGKAYLKYHQSRDDHYGKFMVLPCPKDASWFDDLPGNEAYWQKPKKKTDAVVSVNELPQFPQKGSRAASVSRHPAYPSSE; the protein is encoded by the coding sequence ATGGCACAGCCGAAATATATCACGAATATCGATAAAATTGTTGAGATCCCGGAGCAAGAGCGGGCGAAGCTCAGACCAATTACAGAGAAGTTCGTGTTTCGCGTGAACGATTATTACTTGAAGCTGATTGACTGGAACGATCCGAATGACCCGATTAAGAAATTAGTGATCCCGAACGAGGGAGAACTGTCCGAATACGGCAGATGGGATGCCTCCGATGAGGACACGAATTATGTGGTGCCGGGCTGCCAGCACAAGTACAAGACGACGGCGCTGCTCATCGTCTCTGAGGTATGCGGCGCGTACTGCAGGTACTGCTTCCGCAAGCGGCTGTTCCGCAACGATGTGAAGGAAGCGATGTCGGATGTGAGTCCGGGCATCGAATACATCCGTCAGCATCCCGAGATTAATAATGTGCTCCTGACCGGGGGAGACAGCTTGATCCTGGCCACGCCGAAGTTGAAGCTGATTCTGGAGCAACTGCGTGAGATTGAGCATGTGAAGATTATTCGCCTTGGCTCCAAAATCCCAGTATTCAATCCGATGCGGATTTATGAAGACGAGGAACTGTTAGAGACGATTCGAACGTTCTCGAACAGCGATCGCCGGATTTATGTGATGGCCCATATTAATCATCCGCGTGAAATAACGCCTGAAGCAAGACGAGGGTTTGAGGCGTTGCATCAAGCTGGAGCGATTGTCGTGAATCAGACCCCGATTCTGCGGGGCATCAATGATAACGCCGATGTGCTGGCGGAATTGCTCGATAAGCTGTCTTGGGCCGGCGTCACGCCCTATTACTTCTTCATTAATCGCCCTGTTGCAGGCAACCGGGATTTCGTCCTGCCGCTCGAACAGGTGTATCGCCTCGTTGAAGAAGCTAAAGCGAAGACATCCGGTCTTGGCAAAAGAATTCGCTTGTCGATGAGCCATACCTCTGGGAAAATTGAAATTCTCGCGATCGAAGACGGGAAAGCTTACTTGAAGTACCATCAGTCGCGAGATGACCATTACGGCAAGTTCATGGTGCTTCCTTGTCCGAAAGATGCATCCTGGTTCGATGACCTGCCGGGAAATGAAGCGTATTGGCAGAAGCCGAAGAAGAAGACGGACGCCGTCGTCTCGGTGAATGAACTGCCGCAGTTCCCGCAGAAGGGAAGCCGCGCAGCCAGTGTATCCCGACATCCGGCGTATCCTAGCAGCGAGTGA
- a CDS encoding response regulator transcription factor, whose translation MYRALIVDDEIYAVLGIKSGVNWEELHVSEVYEAYNMREAMKVFERTHIDLLICDIEMPKGTGIELLEWVNTHSPATETVFLTAHSDFSFVKRAVQLDSFDYLLKPVEYEVLQSTLAKMLQSVVQEKELLQLREQYKPYYELWTKKKPLIAEKFWNDVLTNRITCTPTNVQNLLEEHDLTISPDIQMLPILISVEAWKREFCTRDEEMMEYAIRKAASELLLQEANGVVIQTRQGVNVVIRYLDEGQKVGADLYEVCQDYIRSCSQYFNCQISCYIGENTSLFNIGEMYQELLELEYNNLHKSNQVYFLRNREKPGMMKLPLFSAWTILIEQGKRAEIEKELARCIAAFRADPKLSASAMQAFNHGFLQMIHYILHKNGLSAHELLHEGQSQLSGTAPRTLDQMHEWALRLIGRVSHSLHQNDSVIEQVQRYIADHLSEVITREQLAEYVHLNPAYLSRLFKREVGESMTDYILNERMKLAKELIATSSLPISDIAKSLGYSNFSYFAKMFKKVYHATPQHFRRQLG comes from the coding sequence ATGTATAGAGCGCTGATCGTGGATGATGAGATTTATGCCGTGCTCGGGATCAAGAGCGGCGTGAATTGGGAGGAGCTGCACGTATCGGAAGTCTATGAAGCATACAACATGCGGGAAGCGATGAAGGTATTCGAACGCACGCACATCGATCTTCTCATCTGCGATATCGAAATGCCGAAGGGGACGGGCATCGAACTGCTGGAATGGGTGAATACCCACTCTCCTGCGACGGAGACGGTGTTCTTGACGGCCCACTCTGACTTCAGCTTCGTGAAGCGGGCGGTCCAGCTCGATAGCTTCGACTACTTGCTTAAGCCTGTGGAGTATGAGGTACTGCAATCGACGTTGGCGAAAATGCTGCAATCCGTTGTGCAGGAGAAGGAATTGCTGCAGCTGCGTGAACAATATAAGCCGTACTATGAGCTCTGGACGAAGAAGAAGCCGCTCATTGCCGAGAAATTCTGGAATGACGTGCTAACGAATCGTATTACGTGTACGCCGACCAATGTGCAGAACCTGTTAGAGGAGCATGATCTGACGATTTCGCCTGATATTCAGATGTTGCCAATTCTCATTAGTGTGGAGGCGTGGAAGCGTGAATTCTGCACTAGGGATGAAGAGATGATGGAATACGCGATCCGCAAGGCGGCTTCTGAACTGCTGCTGCAGGAGGCGAATGGGGTGGTGATCCAGACGCGCCAAGGCGTGAATGTGGTGATTCGTTATCTGGACGAGGGGCAGAAGGTTGGAGCAGACCTATATGAGGTGTGTCAGGACTATATCCGCTCATGCAGTCAGTATTTCAATTGCCAGATTTCTTGTTATATCGGGGAAAATACTTCGCTGTTCAACATCGGCGAGATGTATCAGGAGCTGCTGGAGCTCGAGTACAACAACTTGCATAAGTCCAATCAAGTGTATTTCTTGCGGAACCGGGAGAAGCCCGGCATGATGAAGCTGCCGCTTTTCTCGGCATGGACGATTCTGATCGAGCAGGGGAAGCGGGCAGAGATTGAGAAGGAGCTTGCACGGTGTATAGCTGCATTCCGAGCGGACCCGAAATTATCTGCGAGCGCAATGCAGGCATTCAACCATGGATTCCTCCAGATGATTCATTACATTCTGCACAAGAACGGATTGTCAGCTCACGAACTCCTGCATGAAGGGCAAAGTCAACTGAGCGGGACGGCTCCCCGAACACTGGATCAGATGCATGAGTGGGCGCTGCGGCTGATCGGACGGGTATCCCATTCCTTACATCAGAACGATTCGGTGATTGAACAGGTGCAGCGTTACATTGCGGATCATCTGAGCGAAGTGATTACGAGAGAGCAGTTGGCAGAGTACGTGCACCTGAATCCTGCCTATCTGTCGCGATTATTCAAGCGTGAGGTGGGCGAGTCGATGACAGATTATATTCTGAACGAGCGCATGAAATTGGCGAAAGAATTGATTGCGACCTCATCGCTGCCGATCTCGGATATCGCTAAATCACTCGGGTACAGCAACTTCTCTTATTTTGCGAAAATGTTCAAGAAGGTCTACCATGCGACGCCGCAGCATTTCCGCCGCCAACTCGGTTGA
- a CDS encoding cache domain-containing sensor histidine kinase translates to MRMRHSLRFKLIIGFVTLAIPLMVLLLYNNFYASNTVREQVAESNKNMIILYSNQIQTALNREVNLLYNLAIEDPNIIALPRSIHDPDEYYLNKGRILNLLNRDHRFNSGVDFQFIYTVRNRDFFNTLMKTTSYEEMEALQSTLTRLLHEAEPNSSYFREWKVIPVLDEYALVRFVDTGSGVYLGACVRLRNLMIPLDFIGLGQEGFSAFVTEQGDIMTNKEGIQQAKLDASFMAGVNDTYQRFQLQQEDYIVVSNPIKDTELMLSAFIPEEKLLQKLTKFRSFIFIIPILAGILLIFYLIYLNDIMLKPMNNLIRGMRKIKQGEWSFRLHNPKTREFTIINEAYNEMASEIQTLKINVYEEQIKAHKAELKHLQLQINPHFLLNSINIVYNLVEIKNYKLIQVMCVNLVKYFRFATKTNQIVVTIAEEMEHMESYIRIQQLRFPERVTYSYRIAEGLERACIPPLLIQPFIENSIKYGFDFMDRPFHMEIRIAPISEPDFYEVVIVDNGSGFPEDVLEALQNGSYFTQPQDEHLGIWNVHHRLKHIFGQDAVLAFSNEPGAGAKVRLVLPYRTLEQFSTYDGRPWEG, encoded by the coding sequence ATGCGTATGCGCCATTCGCTTCGATTTAAGTTGATTATCGGCTTTGTGACCCTCGCGATCCCGCTGATGGTGCTGTTGCTCTACAACAACTTCTATGCATCCAATACGGTAAGGGAGCAGGTTGCCGAATCGAATAAGAATATGATTATTCTCTATTCGAACCAGATTCAAACGGCATTGAACCGGGAGGTGAATCTGCTCTATAACCTCGCGATTGAAGATCCGAATATTATCGCGCTGCCGCGGTCGATTCACGATCCGGATGAATATTACCTCAATAAAGGGCGTATTCTGAACCTTTTGAATCGTGACCATCGGTTCAATAGCGGCGTTGACTTCCAGTTCATCTATACGGTTCGCAATCGGGATTTCTTCAATACCTTGATGAAGACGACCAGTTATGAAGAAATGGAAGCGCTGCAATCGACATTGACGCGGCTGCTGCATGAGGCGGAGCCCAATAGTTCTTATTTTCGCGAGTGGAAAGTGATCCCGGTGCTCGATGAATATGCGCTGGTGCGATTCGTCGATACGGGATCGGGTGTCTATCTTGGGGCTTGCGTCCGATTACGGAACCTAATGATTCCGCTCGATTTCATTGGTCTTGGACAAGAGGGGTTCTCGGCATTCGTGACGGAACAGGGCGATATCATGACGAATAAAGAGGGGATTCAGCAAGCGAAGCTTGATGCCTCGTTCATGGCTGGGGTGAACGATACCTATCAAAGGTTCCAGCTGCAGCAAGAGGACTATATCGTCGTCAGCAATCCGATCAAGGACACAGAATTGATGCTAAGCGCCTTTATTCCGGAAGAGAAGCTCTTGCAGAAATTAACGAAGTTCCGCAGTTTTATTTTCATCATCCCGATCCTAGCAGGCATCCTATTAATTTTTTATTTGATTTATCTTAATGACATCATGCTGAAGCCGATGAACAACCTGATCCGCGGGATGCGCAAGATTAAGCAAGGCGAATGGTCCTTCCGTCTGCATAATCCAAAGACAAGGGAGTTCACGATTATCAATGAGGCGTATAACGAGATGGCGTCCGAAATTCAGACATTGAAAATTAACGTCTATGAAGAACAAATTAAGGCGCACAAGGCCGAATTGAAGCATCTGCAGCTCCAGATCAATCCGCATTTCCTGCTGAATTCTATCAATATCGTCTATAACTTGGTCGAGATTAAGAACTATAAACTGATTCAGGTGATGTGCGTAAACTTGGTGAAATATTTCCGGTTCGCGACGAAGACGAATCAGATCGTCGTAACGATCGCCGAGGAAATGGAGCATATGGAGAGCTATATTCGGATTCAGCAGCTGCGTTTTCCGGAGCGTGTGACGTATTCCTATCGTATTGCGGAGGGGCTGGAGAGAGCCTGTATTCCGCCGCTGCTCATTCAACCTTTTATCGAGAATTCTATTAAATACGGATTTGACTTTATGGATCGTCCATTTCATATGGAGATTCGCATTGCTCCCATCTCTGAGCCGGATTTCTATGAGGTCGTGATTGTAGACAATGGGAGCGGGTTCCCGGAAGATGTGCTTGAAGCGCTTCAGAACGGGAGTTATTTCACGCAGCCGCAGGATGAGCATCTGGGCATCTGGAATGTGCATCATCGGTTGAAGCATATTTTCGGGCAAGATGCCGTGCTTGCGTTCTCAAATGAGCCGGGTGCGGGGGCGAAGGTTAGACTTGTGCTTCCTTACCGCACATTGGAGCAATTCAGTACGTACGATGGTAGACCTTGGGAGGGGTAA